The Phaenicophaeus curvirostris isolate KB17595 chromosome 27, BPBGC_Pcur_1.0, whole genome shotgun sequence genome has a segment encoding these proteins:
- the CKAP2L gene encoding cytoskeleton-associated protein 2-like: MEGAGAGDERRKRLQDFLAAKEKLKQLNTKPFLKDRTNHLNPAPGPILKVGSVAGNQKDVRNTVKDAQRGGKLDAKPTQHREPSKPIRAGHAPQHDRVNTSRRAVVCPERPRKSTKPPVGLVPSTSCSTQPTGRLPTSASGRLDPERSKKPVQEVVTTAESQTGSGHLALGASCSLNEGLQDRLVCNKENIRAQTSLHPVLNRVFQADRNNLGSQKVSVHRQSSAIASRTATGPKDRIGSRQAKEQPIQDKFRKTLPGSRSVSQKPSVKTQQQPLQMKNAPAKPLASIRPQGTANPKSSGKAGCKDTTVVPPRFAAPSRGTAPPTQPRSTYGSKTQTTGSDFRNRRDGLKAEVPKASGVQARRVPKTPTAADRKKQLEEWLASKGKAYKRPPMILLQKTAVKLPCRNPKEKEKQEKPEEPFLEKIDNLLTQCLKLVEEGAQAEELSALLSRVPQAEKFAKFWICKAKLLARNGPFDVTGLYKAAVCAGAVPLQELRDVVLDILKAGDQTSEGEKAEEPVPQEPATLCSSEEQLEAATPCRTGTSLTSLPVSIKLQVTSASRGKELLEGRDLKFLTPVRRSVRIERVGSRLPEMLKDHDLVVSSLSEILDAEEETQFFFRKNKALPEVEELEGLSSYPPESC; encoded by the exons GTTGCTGGGAACCAGAAGGACGTCAGAAACACAGTGAAGGACGCTCAGCGGGGTGGCAAGCTCGATGCCAAACCCACACAGCACCGGGAACCCTCCAAACCCATCCGTGCTGGCCACGCTCCTCAGCACGACCGTGTAAATACTTCTCGGAGAGCGGTGGTGTGTCCAGAGCGGCCAAGGAAGAGCACAAAGCCTCCTGTGGGGCTCGTACCAAGCACGAGCTGCTCTACGCAACCCACGGGGAGACTCCCAACTTCAGCCTCTGGTCGTCTGGATCCAGAAAGGAGCAAGAAGCCGGTACAGGAGGTTGTCACCACTGCAGAGTCTCAGACTGGAAGTGGCCACCTGGCTCTGGGGGCATCTTGCTCCCTCAATGAGGGCCTGCAGGACAGGCTCGTCTGCAACAAAGAAAACATCCGTGCACAAACCTCTCTTCACCCTGTGCTCAACAGAGTTTTTCAGGCTGATAGAAACAATTTGGGGAGCCAGAAAGTCTCAGTTCACAGACAAAGCTCAGCCATCGCGTCAAGAACCGCCACGGGCCCCAAGGACAGAATTGGAAGCCGCCAGGCTAAGGAGCAGCCAATCCAAGATAAATTCAGGAAAACGCTGCCGGGCTCGCGGAGCGTGTCTCAAAAACCCAGCGTCAAAACTCAGCAGCAGCCCctacaaatgaaaaatgctCCCGCGAAACCTCTGGCCTCCATCCGGCCCCAGGGGACCGCAAACCCCAAATCCAGCGGGAAGGCAGGTTGCAAGGACACGACCGTGGTGCCTCCCAGATTTGCGGCACCCTCCCGAGGGACGGCCCCTCCAACCCAGCCTCGCAGCACCTACGGCTCCAAAACTCAAACAACTGGGAGCGATTTTCGGAATAGGAGAGATGGGCTTAAAGCAGAGGTGCCGAAGGCAAGCGGGGTACAGGCTAGGCGTGTTCCCAAGACGCCAACGGCTGCGGATCGGAA GAAACAGCTGGAGGAGTGGTTGGCATCCAAGGGGAAAGCCTACAAGCGGCCGCCTAtgattctgcttcagaaaacgGCGGTGAAGCTGCCCTGTAGAAAtccaaaggagaaagagaagcaggagaaacCAGAAGAGCCCTTCCTAGAGAAGATCGACAACCTGTTGACTCAGTGCCTGAAGCTCGTTGAGGAG GGTGCCCAGGCGGAGGAGCTTTCTGCCTTGCTGTCCCGCGTGCCCCAGGCAGAGAAATTCGCCAAGTTCTGGATCTGCAAAGCCAAACTGCTCGCCCGAAACGGCCCTTTCGATGTGACGGGGTTGTACAAAGCCGCCGTCTGCGCTGGGGCTGTG CCACTCCAGGAGCTCAGAGACGTTGTCCTTGATATCTTGAAGGCCGGAGACCAAACATCGGAAG GCGAAAAGGCCGAAGAGCCCGTTCCTCAGGAGCCTGCAACGCTTTGCTCGAGCGAGGAGCAGCTTGAGGCAGCGACTCCGTGCCGGACCGGGACTTCCTTGACCAGCCTGCCTGTCTCCATCAAATTACAGGTTACATCAGCGTCCAG GGGAAAAGAGCTGCTGGAAGGCCGGGACCTGAAATTCCTGACGCCTGTGCGGCGCTCGGTCCGGATAGAGCGGGTTGGGAGCCGCCTCCCCGAGATGCTGAAGGACCATGACCTTGTGGTGTCATCCCTCAGTGAAATCTTGGATGCTGAGGAGGAAACTCAGTTTTTCTTCCGGAAAAACAAGGCATTGCCAgaggtggaggagctggaggggttgAGTTCATATCCCCCAGAGAGCTGctga